From the Panthera leo isolate Ple1 chromosome C1, P.leo_Ple1_pat1.1, whole genome shotgun sequence genome, one window contains:
- the TCEA3 gene encoding transcription elongation factor A protein 3, protein MGQEEELLRIARKLEKMVARKNTEGALDLLKKLNSCQMSIQLLQTTRIGVAVNGVRKHCSDKEVVSLAKVLIKNWKRLLDSPGPPKGEKREERDKAKKEKGLNCSDWKPEAGLSPPRKKREDPKDRRDSVDSKSSATSSPKRPSMERSNSSKSKAETPKTPTSPSTPTFAPSICLLAPCYLTGDSVRDKCVEMLSAALKAEDDYKDYGVNCDKMASEIEDHIYQELKSTDMKYRNRVRSRISNLKDPRNPSLRRNVLSGAISAGLIAKMTAEEMASDELRELRNAMTQEAIREHQMAKTGGTTTDLFQCSKCKKKNCTYNQVQTRSADEPMTTFVLCNECGNRWKFC, encoded by the exons ATGGGCCAGGAAGAGGAGCTGCTGAGGATCGCCAGAAAGCTGGAGAAGATGGTGGCCAGGAAGAACACG GAAGGGGCCCTCGACCTTCTGAAGAAGCTGAACAGCTGTCAGATGTCCATCCAGCTACTccag ACAACCAGGATTGGAGTCGCCGTTAACGGGGTCCGCAAGCACTGCTCAGACAAGGAGGTGGTGTCTTTGGCCAAAGTCCTCATCAAAAACTGGAAGCGGCTGCTGG ACTCCCCTGGACcccccaaaggagaaaaaagagaggagagagacaaagcgaagaaagaaaaagggcttAACTGTTCTGATTGGAAGCCAGAGGCAGGCCTTTCTCCACCAAGGAAAAAACGGGAAGATCCCAAAGACAG GAGAGACTCTGTGGACTCCAAGTCATCAGCCACCTCCTCTCCAAAAAGGCCATCGATGGAAAG ATCAAACAGCAGCAAATCGAAAGCAGAGACCCCCAAAACACCCACCAGCCCCTCGACCCCCACCTTTGCCCCCTCCATCTGCCTCCTGGCACCCTGCTATCTCACAGGGGACTCGGTGCGGGACAAGTGTGTGGAGATGCTCTCAGCAGCCTTGAAGGCCGAAG ATGATTACAAGGATTATGGAGTCAATTGTGACAAAATGGCATCAGAAATCGAAGATC ATATCTACCAGGAGCTCAAGAGCACGGACATGAAGTACCGGAACCGGGTACGCAGCCGGATCAGCAACCTCAAGGACCCCAGGAACCCCAGCCTGAGGAGGAATGTGCTCAGCGGGGCCATCTCTGCTGGGCTCATTGCCAAGATGACGGCAGAG GAAATGGCCAGTGATGAGCTGAGGGAACTGAGGAATGCCATGACCCAGGAGGCTATCCGTGAGCACCAGATGGCCAAGACTGGCGGCACCACCACTGACCTCTTCCAGTGCAGCAAGTGCAAGAAGAAGAATTGTACCTACAACCAG GTGCAGACACGCAGTGCTGATGAGCCCATGACTACCTTTGTCTTATGCAATGAATGTGGCAATCGCTGGAAG TTCTGCTGA